In Carya illinoinensis cultivar Pawnee chromosome 10, C.illinoinensisPawnee_v1, whole genome shotgun sequence, one DNA window encodes the following:
- the LOC122278551 gene encoding uncharacterized protein LOC122278551, translating to MEAMESKKVNEVQAIPKFSEKCCICENHGHSTNECPTIPAFKEVLLDQSNTVNMTHKPYSSPYSNSYNPGWRSHPNFSWRGDQHVAPATLALGPSQLTIQALLMQKKGVEDTVQQLSVTHQQFMQEKGKFPARSQPNPQGQPHQVPAISEDPNLKSVKAVTTLRSGKVVDIPAYKPYNSGKVFNPSNKDGEHVSDEHEKIYYPNTCSFSSTISSVLHKDKHLAEILDVFRQVSAIIQSNTPPKYKDPGAPTIACVIGNSKIGHALLDLGSSVNLLPYTVQPQDLEEVQEVNLLENILDEDFHLNLSSTDLQLSLESILSDVNILDDTSNVSFVGTSHGVL from the exons ATGGAAGCCATGGAATCGAAGAAAGTAAATGAAGTACAAGCTATCCCTAAATTTTCTGAGAAGTGTTGCATATGTGAGAATcatgggcattcaactaatgaatgTCCCACGATCCCTGCTTTCAAAGAAGTATTGTTGGACCAATCTAATACTGTAAACATGACACATAAACCATATTCTAGTCCTTACTCTAATTCTTATAATCCAGGATGGAGGAGCCACCCAAATTTTAGTTGGAGGGGTGACCAGCATGTAGCTCCAGCAACCTTGGCTCTGGGGCCCTCTCAACTCACAATTCAAGCACTTTTAATGCAAAAGAAGGGAGTTGAAGATACGGTTCAACAACTAAGTGTGACACATCAACAATTCATGCAAG AGAAGGGTAAATTTCCTGCACGGTCACAACCAAATCCACAAGGGCAGCCTCATCAAGTGCCAGCAATAAGTGAGGATCCTAACTTAAAGTCGGTCAAAGCGGTGACTACTTTAAGAAGCGGTAaggtggtagacattccagcaTATAAGCCATACAATTCTGGTAAGGTTTTTAACCCTTCTAATAAAGATGGAGAGCATGTGTCTGATGAGCATGAGAAAATTTATTATCCTAATACCTGCTCCTTTTCCTCAACGATTAGTTCTGTTTTGCATAAAGATAAGCATCTTGCTGAAATTCTTGATGTTTTtaggcaa gttagtgctatcaTTCAGAGTAATACACCACCTAAATACAAGGACCCTGGAGCACCTACAATTGCTTGCGTGataggaaattcaaaaattggCCATGCTTTGTTGGATCTTGGTTCAAGTGTCAATTTATTGCCTTACACTGT GCAACCTCAGGATTTAGAAGAAGTTCAGGAAGTTAATTTGTTGGAAAATATCCTTGATGAGGATTTTCACTTGAATCTTTCTTCCACTGATTTACAATTGTCATTAGAAAGTATTTTAAGTGATGTGAATATACTTGATGATACTTCTAATGTTTCTTTTGTAGGAACTAGTCATGGGGTGCTTTGA